A window from Macaca thibetana thibetana isolate TM-01 chromosome 7, ASM2454274v1, whole genome shotgun sequence encodes these proteins:
- the LOC126959130 gene encoding 60S ribosomal protein L36-like has translation MPLRYPMAVGLNKGHKVTKNVSKPRHSRRRGRQSKHTKFVRDMIREVCGFTPYKLRAMGLLKVSKEKRALKFIKKRVGTHIRAKRKQEELSKVLAAMRKAAAKKDWGTIPGLASTGPRRRPRVGEGRRVRYTQ, from the exons ATGCCTCTGCGCTACCCTATGGCCGTGGGCCTCAACAAGGGCCACAAGGTGACCAAGAACGTGAGCAAGCCCAGGCACAGCCGCCGCCGCGGGCGTCAGAGCAAACACACCAAGTTTGTGCGGGACATGATCCGAGAGGTGTGTGGCTTCACCCCGTACAAGCTGCGCGCCATGGGGCTACTGAAGGTCTCCAAGGAGAAACGGGCCCTCAAGTTCATCAAGAAAAGGGTGGGGACGCACATCCGTGccaagagaaagcaggaggagCTCAGCAAGGTACTGGCCGCCATGAGGAAAGCCGCCGCCAAGAAAGACTgg GGCACCATTCCAGGCCTGGCCTCAACAGGCCCAAGGCGCAGGCCCAGAGTAGGCGAGGGGCGGCGGGTGCGCTACACCCAGTAG